A section of the Lutra lutra chromosome 3, mLutLut1.2, whole genome shotgun sequence genome encodes:
- the GRTP1 gene encoding growth hormone-regulated TBC protein 1 isoform X3, whose translation MKRYIRKGIPLEHRACVWMGVSGAQAQMDQNPGYYQHLLQGEHNDRLEEAIRTDMNRTFPDNVKFRKSAEPCLQKTLYNVLLAYGRHNQGVGYCQGMNFIAGYLILVTKSEEESFWLLDALVGRILPDYYSPAMLGLKTDQEVLGELVRTKLPAVAALMDGHGVLWPLVVSRWFICLFVDILPVETVLRIWDCLFNEGSKIIFRVALTLLKQHQAFILEGTSVVDICERFKAITRGSFVTECHTFMQKVFSEPGSLSRATISRLRASCRARLLA comes from the exons A tGAAGCGCTATATCCGGAAAGGCATCCCCCTCGAGCACCGGGCCTGTGTCTGGATGGGGGTGAGTGGAGCCCAGGCCCAGATGGACCAAAACCCCGGCTATTACCAGCACCTGCTCCAGGGCGAGCACAACGACAGGCTGGAGGAGGCCATCAGGACAG ATATGAACAGGACCTTCCCGGACAACGTAAAGTTCCGGAAGAGCGCAGAGCCCTGCTTACAGAAGACCCTGTACAACGTGCTGCTGGCCTATGGGCGCCACAACCAAGGTGTGGGCTATTGCCAG GGCATGAATTTCATAGCCGGATACCTGATCCTCGTCACCAAGAGTGAGGAAGAGTCCTTCTGGCTGTTGGATGCTCTCGTGGGAAGGATACTGCCGG ATTACTATAGTCCCGCCATGCTGGGCCTGAAGACAGACCAGGAGGTTCTGGGAGAGCTGGTGAGGACCAAGCTGCCAGCGGTGGCAGCCCTGATGGACGGGCACGGTGTCCTGTGGCCCCTGGTGGTGTCGCGCTGGTTCATCTGCCTGTTTGTGGACATCCTGCCCGTGGAG ACTGTGCTCCGGATCTGGGACTGTTTGTTTAACGAAGGGTCCAAGATTATCTTCCGAGTGGCCCTGACCCTGCTCAAGCAGCATCAGGCCTTTATTTTGGAAGGGACCAGTGTGGTGGACATCTGCGAGAGGTTCAAGGCCATCACCAGGGGCAGTTTCGTGACCGAGTGCCACACCTTCATGCAG AAGGTATTCTCCGAGCCTGGGAGCCTGTCCAGGGCCACCATCAGCAGGCTGCGTGCGAGCTGCCGGGCCAGGCTGCTGGCATAG
- the GRTP1 gene encoding growth hormone-regulated TBC protein 1 isoform X1, which translates to MESAGRAQDRVPRVDPYGFERPEDFDYAAYEEFASAYLAVLTRRAIKWSKLLKGRGRVQRSGTVKRYIRKGIPLEHRACVWMGVSGAQAQMDQNPGYYQHLLQGEHNDRLEEAIRTDMNRTFPDNVKFRKSAEPCLQKTLYNVLLAYGRHNQGVGYCQGMNFIAGYLILVTKSEEESFWLLDALVGRILPDYYSPAMLGLKTDQEVLGELVRTKLPAVAALMDGHGVLWPLVVSRWFICLFVDILPVETVLRIWDCLFNEGSKIIFRVALTLLKQHQAFILEGTSVVDICERFKAITRGSFVTECHTFMQKVFSEPGSLSRATISRLRASCRARLLA; encoded by the exons ATGGAGTCCGCGGGGCGCGCCCAGGACCGGGTCCCCAG GGTGGACCCTTACGGGTTTGAGAGGCCTGAGGACTTCGATTACGCCGCTTACGAGGAGTTCGCTTCCGCCTACCTGGCCGTGCTCACCAGAAGAGCCATAAAATGGTCTAAACTTCTGAAGGGCAGGGGCCGTGTCCAGAGAAGTGGCACAG tGAAGCGCTATATCCGGAAAGGCATCCCCCTCGAGCACCGGGCCTGTGTCTGGATGGGGGTGAGTGGAGCCCAGGCCCAGATGGACCAAAACCCCGGCTATTACCAGCACCTGCTCCAGGGCGAGCACAACGACAGGCTGGAGGAGGCCATCAGGACAG ATATGAACAGGACCTTCCCGGACAACGTAAAGTTCCGGAAGAGCGCAGAGCCCTGCTTACAGAAGACCCTGTACAACGTGCTGCTGGCCTATGGGCGCCACAACCAAGGTGTGGGCTATTGCCAG GGCATGAATTTCATAGCCGGATACCTGATCCTCGTCACCAAGAGTGAGGAAGAGTCCTTCTGGCTGTTGGATGCTCTCGTGGGAAGGATACTGCCGG ATTACTATAGTCCCGCCATGCTGGGCCTGAAGACAGACCAGGAGGTTCTGGGAGAGCTGGTGAGGACCAAGCTGCCAGCGGTGGCAGCCCTGATGGACGGGCACGGTGTCCTGTGGCCCCTGGTGGTGTCGCGCTGGTTCATCTGCCTGTTTGTGGACATCCTGCCCGTGGAG ACTGTGCTCCGGATCTGGGACTGTTTGTTTAACGAAGGGTCCAAGATTATCTTCCGAGTGGCCCTGACCCTGCTCAAGCAGCATCAGGCCTTTATTTTGGAAGGGACCAGTGTGGTGGACATCTGCGAGAGGTTCAAGGCCATCACCAGGGGCAGTTTCGTGACCGAGTGCCACACCTTCATGCAG AAGGTATTCTCCGAGCCTGGGAGCCTGTCCAGGGCCACCATCAGCAGGCTGCGTGCGAGCTGCCGGGCCAGGCTGCTGGCATAG
- the GRTP1 gene encoding growth hormone-regulated TBC protein 1 isoform X2, with protein sequence MESAGRAQDRVPRVDPYGFERPEDFDYAAYEEFASAYLAVLTRRAIKWSKLLKGRGRVQRSGTVKRYIRKGIPLEHRACVWMGVSGAQAQMDQNPGYYQHLLQGEHNDRLEEAIRTDMNRTFPDNVKFRKSAEPCLQKTLYNVLLAYGRHNQGVGYCQGMNFIAGYLILVTKSEEESFWLLDALVGRILPDYYSPAMLGLKTDQEVLGELVRTKLPAVAALMDGHGVLWPLVVSRWFICLFVDILPVETVLRIWDCLFNEGSKIIFRVALTLLKQHQAFILEGTSVVDICERFKAITRGSFVTECHTFMQVFSEPGSLSRATISRLRASCRARLLA encoded by the exons ATGGAGTCCGCGGGGCGCGCCCAGGACCGGGTCCCCAG GGTGGACCCTTACGGGTTTGAGAGGCCTGAGGACTTCGATTACGCCGCTTACGAGGAGTTCGCTTCCGCCTACCTGGCCGTGCTCACCAGAAGAGCCATAAAATGGTCTAAACTTCTGAAGGGCAGGGGCCGTGTCCAGAGAAGTGGCACAG tGAAGCGCTATATCCGGAAAGGCATCCCCCTCGAGCACCGGGCCTGTGTCTGGATGGGGGTGAGTGGAGCCCAGGCCCAGATGGACCAAAACCCCGGCTATTACCAGCACCTGCTCCAGGGCGAGCACAACGACAGGCTGGAGGAGGCCATCAGGACAG ATATGAACAGGACCTTCCCGGACAACGTAAAGTTCCGGAAGAGCGCAGAGCCCTGCTTACAGAAGACCCTGTACAACGTGCTGCTGGCCTATGGGCGCCACAACCAAGGTGTGGGCTATTGCCAG GGCATGAATTTCATAGCCGGATACCTGATCCTCGTCACCAAGAGTGAGGAAGAGTCCTTCTGGCTGTTGGATGCTCTCGTGGGAAGGATACTGCCGG ATTACTATAGTCCCGCCATGCTGGGCCTGAAGACAGACCAGGAGGTTCTGGGAGAGCTGGTGAGGACCAAGCTGCCAGCGGTGGCAGCCCTGATGGACGGGCACGGTGTCCTGTGGCCCCTGGTGGTGTCGCGCTGGTTCATCTGCCTGTTTGTGGACATCCTGCCCGTGGAG ACTGTGCTCCGGATCTGGGACTGTTTGTTTAACGAAGGGTCCAAGATTATCTTCCGAGTGGCCCTGACCCTGCTCAAGCAGCATCAGGCCTTTATTTTGGAAGGGACCAGTGTGGTGGACATCTGCGAGAGGTTCAAGGCCATCACCAGGGGCAGTTTCGTGACCGAGTGCCACACCTTCATGCAG GTATTCTCCGAGCCTGGGAGCCTGTCCAGGGCCACCATCAGCAGGCTGCGTGCGAGCTGCCGGGCCAGGCTGCTGGCATAG